The Patescibacteria group bacterium sequence GCTAGCTCTTGAAGCTAGCACAAAACAAACCCTAGGAACAGGAGTTCCAAAATGCAAGCAAGTGCTGCTATTTTCAATCAGCTCCTCGACACGCTGGGAGTGCCGAGCCGACAGAGGCCGCTCAACAATGAGCAGGCCGAAAGACTCGGTATGCAACTGGTCCACGTCTGGCAAAAAAACAGCAAACTGCTGGCAGCTGCCCATCGCAACTTGCCAGCAAGTCGCCACGAAGCTGGGCGCTTGGCTCGGATGAATGGTGACCATTGTCACCATTTGGCAACAGCCATGGTCGCCAAGATGGACCAGATCGCTCCCGACAACGATCCGATACTCTCCTCAGTCGTGAGGTCTCTCAACGAATCACTTGCTCACAATCAGGCCTCGGCCTGATTCTCGCCAACTCCTTTCGACCCCGTCGCGCAAACTTGTACGACGGGGTCTTCTTTTTTTATACCCGTCAATATTTATTGCGACGACGACGGCCGGCTGACAAAGCAAATCTATGGGCTTCTTCCCTTACTTTAAGTAAGGTATTTTTTATATTTTCAGTCATCTCTTTAAATTCTTTTTTAGTTCCTTTTGGATACACCAATTTATCACCAGAAAATTTGGAAATACCAACAATAGGAATATTTATATTTTGAGCCTTAAAAACTTTATCAACATAATCTATTTGCGGACGACCGCCATCAATCATCATTAGGTCAGGCCGAGTCCACTCCTTATGAGTAAGTCTTCTTAGCAAGGCCTCTTCCAAAGAACGCAAATCATCATTAGCCGGAGAATTTTTTATTTTAAAAAGCCTATATTGATTTTTGTCAGCCACCCCGGCAGAAAATACTACCATAGAGGCATAAGTTTCTTTGCCCGAAAAATGAGAAATATCATAACCCTCTATTCTATTGATGCCACCCAGCACAGAATCTTCATTGGTCAAAAGCGACACATCCTGCAAATGCCTTAAGCTGTTTGCCTGCTCCGGATTTTCTTTGGCCAGCTTAGCCATCAACCTTGTCTTTTGACCGGACAAAAGCAAAATAATATTATTTATATTTTTTTGATAATCTTTTTTGCTAATTTTCCCTACACATACTCCTGGACACAAGCCAATCTGGTGATCAAAACATGGCCTAGTCTGATCAGGACGGCATTTACTGTAAGGAAAAATACGCCTGATAATCTTCAGAGCATTATTGAGTAATGCCGCGGCCTGGTATGGCCCAAAAACTCTGACACTGCCTTGGGGAAACTTTTTTAAATCCCGACCACGGATAAGTATAGGATGTGGATAATCAGTCTTGGCTATTACCAGATACAAAAACGACTTATCGTCACGCTGAATGACATTGTACTTTGGCCAATATTTTTTTATATCATTAGCCTCCAAAACAACTGAATCCAAAATACTGTCAGTTTTTTGATATTCTATATCACTAGCCAGATTTACCATCTCGGCAATTCTATTTTCTATATCTTTTCTAAAATACTGTGCCACTCTTTTTTTCAAAGATGCAGCTCGACCGACATAAAGAATGTGACCCTTATCATCAAGCCAATGGTAAACTCCGGGACTATCAGGAAATTTTTTAATTTTTTCTTTTAACTTTATCATTTTTTATTTGCTCTTTCAAATAATAACCCGTCACTGATTTTTGATTATTAGCTACTTCCTCAGGTGTACCAGAGGCCACTAATTTTCCACCTTCATCGCCACCCTCTGGACCCAAATCCAACAAATAATCCATAGATTTTAACATATGAAGATTATGTTCAATTACTACTACGGTATTTTGTCTGACCACCAACTTATTTAGCACCTGAAGTAACATCTCCACATCATGATAATGTAAACCCACCGTTGGCTCATCCAGAAGATATAGACTGCGTTTACCTAAAGTATGAGTCAGCTCACGAGCTAATTTGATACGCTGAGCCTCACCGCCAGAAAGAGTAGTGGCACTTTGTCCTAGCTGTAGATAACCCAAACCCACCTCTTGCAAAACTTTGAGTTTGTCGGCGATACGATAGTTAGCATCAAAATAATCTATAGCTTCATCAATTGTCAGGGCTAGCACTTCGGCAATATTTTTACCTTTGTATTTTACCTGCAAAGTCTCACGGTTGAATCTTTTACCACGACAGACATCACACTCTACATAAACTGCCGGCAGAAAATGCATTTCTATCAATTTGGCACCCGCTCCGTCACAGGCCTCACACCGTCCACCCGGACGATTAAAAGAAAATCTGGAAAGTGAATATCCCCTTTCTCTAGCTTCTGGCAGCAGGGCAAAAAAATCTCTAATTGGTGTAAAAATTCCAGTATAAGTTGCTGGATTAGACCGCGGCGTCCTGCCAATTGGTGATTGATCTATCACTATGACTTTACTGATATATTCACTACCCTCTATCCTAGTTACATCTTGGAGCTTAAATTTGCCAGGACGATTTTTGATAGCACTGAGATTTTTGTAAAGCACATCATAAAGTAAGCTTGATTTGCCAGAACCAGACACACCACTAATGCCCACTAGTTTACGCAAAGGTATCTCTACTTGCAAATTTTTTAGATTATTGGCTCTAGCACCTATCAATTTTAGACTCTCGGTACTTTTTTCCCGACGCTTATCAGGAATGTGAATTCGCCTCTTGCCGACCAAATAGTCAACGGTTAATGATTTTTTACTATTGGCCACATTTATAATCTTATTAGTCTCACCAGCTATCATGACTTCACCGCCGTGTATTCCGGCCATCGGTCCAAGATCCACAAGATAATCTGATGACATGATAGTCTGTTCATCGTGCTCTACTATTATTACTGAGTTGTTTTTGCTTTGCAAAGATCTTAGAGTTTCAATCAATCTAGAAGTGTCTCTTTCATGAAGGCCGATAGTTGGCTCATCAAGAACATACAAAGTGCGGGATAAATGTGATCCGATCTGGGATGACAGTCTGATACGCTGTGCCTCGCCGCCAGATAATGTATGAGCTCGTCTGTCTAAAGTAAGATAATTTAAACCAACTTTGAGTAAAAATTCCAAACGACTAATAATCTCAACCACTACCGGCTCAGCAATAACCCGATGATTATCCGGCATATTAGTAAAATAATCTTCAAAAAATTTGTGCGCCTTATCAATTGACCAAGCACTAATCTCGGCAATATTAACCTTGTTTATTCTGATTGATAAAGTCTCGGGTCTAAGCCTCAGACCATGACAATCACCGCAAGTATCTTCATCTTCCCAAGATACCATACCTAGGCCATGACAAGTTGGACAAGCACCGTGTGGACTGTTGAAAGAAAAGAGTCTTGGCTCTATTTCCGGAAAAGAAAAATTGTCTTTGGGACAAGTCCAATTGGCTGATAAAAGCATTTCTTCGGATTTTTTCTTTTGACTGTCAAACAGGATTGTAATTACTCCTTGACCATAGTCCAAAGCACTTTCTACTGCCTCATAAAGACGGGTACGATCACTGAGCATTATTTTATCTACTACAATATCAATATCATGTTTTTTGTACCTAGCCAGATTTATTTTGTCGTGCAAATTATGAAGTTTGCCATCTACTCTAGCCTGAGAATAACCCAAAGACAAGTAATCATACAAAAGTTGGTAATATTCTCCTTTTCTGCCACGAACTACTGGAGCTAGGATGGTAATATACTTATCACCTCGGTCTTTAGCTTTTTTACTTATTATGTCTATCATCTCATCCACCGACAGTTTTTCTATCTTGGTCTTACAAATTGGACAATATACCTCACCCAACCTAGCAAATAAGACACGCAAATAATCATATATTTCAGTCAATGTACCGACTGTAGAGCGCGGATTGTGACTCAATGATTTTTGATCTATAGAAATAGATGGAGCTAGACCAATTATCTCATCAACCTCGGCCGGCTTCATCTGTCCCAAAAATTGCCGAGCATAAGGGGAAAGAGATTCAATATATCTGCGTTGCCCCTCGGCAAAGATAGTATCAAAAGCCAAAGATGACTTACCACTGCCTGACACACCAGTAATAACAACCAGCTTATTGTGCGGTATAGTTAAATTTATATTTTTCAAATTGTGCATGCGCGCACCTTTGATTATTATATTTTCATCCATATTATTTTCTTTGTTTATTCTCAATATCCAAAAATCTGGAAATTTCTTTTTTAATTGTCTTTGGCTTGATGCCGTGCTTTCTATTGTAGGCAATTTGTTTTTCCCGTCTTCTCTCCACTTCAGCCATAGCCCTTTTTATAGAACCAGTTTTTTTATCAGCGTACAAAATGACCTTGCCATTTACATTTCTGGCTGCTCTACCCATAATTTGCATCAAAGATGTCTCACTCCTCAAAAATCCTTCACGATCAGCATCAAGAATGGCCACCAAGCTAACCTCCGGCAAATCTAATCCTTCTCTTAGCAAATTAACGCCAACTAATACATCAAATTTTCCGCTCCTAAAATCCATCAAAATATCGGCTCTTTCTACGGTTTTTATATCAGAATGAAGAAAATTTGACTTAATTTTCTTAGATTTTAAATAACTGTGTAAATCTTCGGCCTGCTTCTTGGTCAAAGTATTTACTATTGTCCTGTCATGGCTTTTTACCAATATTCCTATCTCGGATACTATATCATCTATCTGGGTGCGATTTTTCTTTTTATCAAAAATTGGTCGCACTTCTACTGGTGGATCAATCAAGCCAGTGGGTCGGATAAGCTGCTGGACAATCTGTTTGGAGTGTTCTATTTCCCAATTACCGGGAGTAGCCGAAGTAAAAATAACCTGCCCCACTCTATCCAAAAATTCTTCAAAACGGAGTGGTCTATTATCCAAAGCTGACGGCAAACGCCAGCCATATTGAGATAATATTTCCTTACGACTTTTATCCCCCATATACATACCCCTGATTTGTGGCAAAGCAATGTGTGATTCATCAATAATTGTCAAAAAATCTTTTTTATCAAAATAAGCCAAAAGTGTATCCGGTGCTTGCCCAAGCAACTTACCAGTCAGATGCCTAGAATAATTTTCTATACCATGACAGTAGCCCAAAGATTTCATCATCTCCATATCAAAACGTGTACGACGCTCTAGTCTTTCAGCTTCTAGATAAAGCTTCTTTTTATTAAAATATTTTAAACGTTCTTGGAGCTCATCTTTTATCTCTTTGATAGCCTGTTCAATCTCGGGCTGAGAAGAAACAAAATGTTTAGGCGGAAAAACTACTATCTCTTTTAGGCTACTAGATATTTTTCTGCTCAATTTTTCCAACAAATCTATTGAACTAATTTTTTGTTCAATAAATTCTATACGATAGACAGTCTCCTCAGAGGCCGGCATTATCTCAAATACATCACCTCGTACTCTAAATTTACCTCGACCAAGTTCTCCGGGTGTGCGTTCAAATTGCATTTTGATAAGTTGCCTAATAAGATCACCACGGACAATAGGCTGACCAACCGCCAGACGCAAAGCGTGCTCCAAATAATTTAGTGGTATTCCCAAATTATAAATACAAGAAACCGAAGCCACTATAATCACATCTTTTCTAGTCAGAAGCGCACTAGTAGCCTGATGGCGCAATCTATCAATCTCATCATTTATCATTGCCTCTTTTTCAATGTAAGTGTCAGTAATCGGCATATAAGCTTCCGGCTGATAATAATCATAATAAGAAACAAAATAATTCACTGAATTTTCAGGGAAAAACATTTTGTATTCATGATAAAGCTGAGCGGCCAGTGCTTTGTTGGGAGCAATCACCAAAACAGGCCGATTGAATTTTTGAATTACATTGGCCATGGTAAAAGTCTTACCAGATCCAGTCACTCCCAAAAGTGTCTGAAAGTCGTGACCTCTTTCTAAGCCACCGGCCAACTTGGTTATAGCTTGTGGTTGATCACCAGCCGGTTCAAATTTTGACTTTATTTTAAATATTTTATCCTTCATAAATTTATATAAATAGCACAAAGGCCCCAAGTTTTTTTGGGGTGAGTATATATAATAATACAAGACACAAAAATATGCAAAATATAAATAATTAGTTTCCCAATGCTATTGACAAAAAACTAAATATATGTTAATATAGCAAGGTTCAACTAATAATAACTTTTCTTTCAATTCGCAGGAGAAAAATTTAGGTGATAGATTGCCGCGCGGCTCTCGCTAGCGCTGTCCAATTCTTAAGTGCTCAAACACTGCGGGATTGTTGACACCTCGCGCAGCAAATCAGGTCACCTGGGATAGCTATTTGAACTAGCACATCGCCTGTTCAAGTCCCCGCTCCTGCTTGGAGCCCGATACTACACAATGGAACAAAACGTGTGGGTCGGGCTCTTTTTTTTGTCAAAAGAAAAACCCTTTTTGTGTTGGAATTATTTTTTATCAGTAGCCAGCTGTCCACAAGCTGCCTCTATATCTCTACCAAAACTATAACGCTGAGTAACTGATATTCCTTCTCTTTCCAAAAGATGACGAAATTTTTGTATGTCTTTGACGTCACTGGCTTTGAAGACATCTGTCGGATTATAAGAAATAAGATTGACCATATACAAAGGTTTTTTCATTAACCGAGCCAATTCTTCAGCATGTTTTGGCTGATCATTTACTCCTTTGATCATCAAATATTCAAACATAACCCGACGACCGGTTTTGGCAATATATTCGTCAACCTCTTTTAGTAGTTTAGTAATATTAAAACCACGATTTATAGGCATGAGTTCACTTCTCAATTTGTCATTTGGTGCATGAAGCGACACTGCCAAATTGACTTGAAAATTTTCACTAGCTAATTTTTTGATACCATGAATTACACCACTGGTAGAAATAGAAATGCGTCTGGCTCCAATGTGCAAATCTTCATTAAGATACTTGATAGCCTTGATCACATTTTCATAATTTAAAAATGGCTCCCCCATCCCCATAAATACCACATTGGAAACACGATCATTACTTTTGGCCAAATATCTGCTAAAAAATAAAACCTGCTCTATGATTTCATTATAATCAAGATTTCTTTTTAAACCCATTTTACCGGTAGCACAAAAAGTACAGCCCAAAGGACAGCCAACTTGAGTAGACACACAGACTGTAAAGCGCCCGTCTTTGTGCCCCAAAAGTACAGTCTCTATTTTCAAACCATCAGACAAAGTAATCAAAGCTTTGGTAGATTGAGTGTTTTTGGAAGCAAAAATTTGCCCATCAATTTCTAAAGGACAAACTTCATTTAATTTTTCCTTCAAATCCTTGGGTATATTACTAGCCTCAGACCAATTGGTGACCATTTTCTCAAAAATAGCCTCTTTGGCCTGTTTTACCCTATATTTAGGCTGTTCTGCCAAGACTTCATATAAATTTTCTAAATTCATAATTGTATTATATCAAAAGTCCTAGTAAATACTAGGACTTAATTGAATAGACTAGTTGATAAAAGCTTATCTGTCAAACCTAAGCTCTCTTTCTTTTAAAAATAAATCCAGCAACCACCAACAAAATAATTACTATTCCCCAAATCATATTTTTATTATTACTTGAAGAATTATCTTCCAAAAAAATACTATCAGTATTTTGATTATCTATTGGCGTATTATCTACAAGCTGCTCTGGCTCAGTAATGCTTTTTATGTTTTCATCTTTATCAAACTCCACATAAGTATCTGGCTGACCGTCACCTGTAGTATCATGAGCCTCGGTCATAAGATACAAATCATCATCAAATCTAAGCCAAGTATCATCCTGACTATTACTGTCGCTATCGTAGACTGCCAAAAGCAATTTATCACCATTATAATACAATTTACTACCGTCCTCTTCTTCCAATCTATCATAATTTATATTGGAGCTGGCAAAGACAATTGTCTGTTCCGGATTTTCTTCAGTCTGAGCCAAAGCACTATTTAGAAAATGCCAAGAAGTATCTTTGTCCTTTTGCCAATTAGCTTTTTGCTCATTACACTGACTTTCCAAAATATCTTTTATTCTGGTCTTTTCTTTGGCTTCCCAACCAGTTGCTTCGGCTTGCAATCTAGCTATTTCTTTTTCATTGGCCAAAAGCTCTGCCCGACGGGCGGCATTTTCCCGATAACTATCAGCGATAGCCTCGGTCAAAAACTGATTGGTAATACGCTGGTCACGCAAAATATCAAATTCCTCCTGACTAATATCAGCTGATGGCAAAATTGCATTGCGAGAATCAGTGGCTATTTGTTTTACTACTGACGTAGGATCACCTATGCTCTCTAGAGCTTCTAAGGCGGCATTGACTCCTATAGAAGCTACTTTACCTTTGGCATCACTAGTGTCTATTGCTAGTTTGGAATTAGCCGGAACACTGGCTTGAAATACCTTTAATGCCGCTCCAATTCTTTCAATCTGTTCAGTACCAGACAATACCTTACTATATGACTGACCAGTGCCAATGCCAGACTTGATTGTAGTATAAGTAATATAAGCCAAACGGGTAGTGGCTTTTATCAAATTGTTTCTCATATTTTGCACCAAAGCCATTTTATATTCCCGCAAAGCTAGGCGCATCTCCCTATCAATTTCCATATCTCTTTCAAGCTCAGCATTTCTAGCCATCAATTCAATTATTTTTTCATAAGTAGCTGTGTGTTGTTGCACTTCCCAGCTTCTGACACCTGGCTCTAGACGATAATCAAAATCAGAATACTTTTTCCAATCAGTATCAAATTGTCCTTCTATCAGATTGCAATCACTATCAAATGGACCGTCTGGGACAAAACCAGCTGTATCAGCATCTGGGGGTTCTTTGGAATCATTTTCTTCTGGTTTTACACATTTGTCTCCTTGTTTGATATAAGGATCTTCACAGTAATTACACTGTTTATTTTTGTAAATACCGCCAGCTAGCTCACAATTGTCGGCAAAAGTATCAAGTAG is a genomic window containing:
- the rlmN gene encoding 23S rRNA (adenine(2503)-C(2))-methyltransferase RlmN, coding for MNLENLYEVLAEQPKYRVKQAKEAIFEKMVTNWSEASNIPKDLKEKLNEVCPLEIDGQIFASKNTQSTKALITLSDGLKIETVLLGHKDGRFTVCVSTQVGCPLGCTFCATGKMGLKRNLDYNEIIEQVLFFSRYLAKSNDRVSNVVFMGMGEPFLNYENVIKAIKYLNEDLHIGARRISISTSGVIHGIKKLASENFQVNLAVSLHAPNDKLRSELMPINRGFNITKLLKEVDEYIAKTGRRVMFEYLMIKGVNDQPKHAEELARLMKKPLYMVNLISYNPTDVFKASDVKDIQKFRHLLEREGISVTQRYSFGRDIEAACGQLATDKK
- the uvrA gene encoding excinuclease ABC subunit UvrA; the encoded protein is MDENIIIKGARMHNLKNINLTIPHNKLVVITGVSGSGKSSLAFDTIFAEGQRRYIESLSPYARQFLGQMKPAEVDEIIGLAPSISIDQKSLSHNPRSTVGTLTEIYDYLRVLFARLGEVYCPICKTKIEKLSVDEMIDIISKKAKDRGDKYITILAPVVRGRKGEYYQLLYDYLSLGYSQARVDGKLHNLHDKINLARYKKHDIDIVVDKIMLSDRTRLYEAVESALDYGQGVITILFDSQKKKSEEMLLSANWTCPKDNFSFPEIEPRLFSFNSPHGACPTCHGLGMVSWEDEDTCGDCHGLRLRPETLSIRINKVNIAEISAWSIDKAHKFFEDYFTNMPDNHRVIAEPVVVEIISRLEFLLKVGLNYLTLDRRAHTLSGGEAQRIRLSSQIGSHLSRTLYVLDEPTIGLHERDTSRLIETLRSLQSKNNSVIIVEHDEQTIMSSDYLVDLGPMAGIHGGEVMIAGETNKIINVANSKKSLTVDYLVGKRRIHIPDKRREKSTESLKLIGARANNLKNLQVEIPLRKLVGISGVSGSGKSSLLYDVLYKNLSAIKNRPGKFKLQDVTRIEGSEYISKVIVIDQSPIGRTPRSNPATYTGIFTPIRDFFALLPEARERGYSLSRFSFNRPGGRCEACDGAGAKLIEMHFLPAVYVECDVCRGKRFNRETLQVKYKGKNIAEVLALTIDEAIDYFDANYRIADKLKVLQEVGLGYLQLGQSATTLSGGEAQRIKLARELTHTLGKRSLYLLDEPTVGLHYHDVEMLLQVLNKLVVRQNTVVVIEHNLHMLKSMDYLLDLGPEGGDEGGKLVASGTPEEVANNQKSVTGYYLKEQIKNDKVKRKN
- the uvrB gene encoding excinuclease ABC subunit UvrB produces the protein MKDKIFKIKSKFEPAGDQPQAITKLAGGLERGHDFQTLLGVTGSGKTFTMANVIQKFNRPVLVIAPNKALAAQLYHEYKMFFPENSVNYFVSYYDYYQPEAYMPITDTYIEKEAMINDEIDRLRHQATSALLTRKDVIIVASVSCIYNLGIPLNYLEHALRLAVGQPIVRGDLIRQLIKMQFERTPGELGRGKFRVRGDVFEIMPASEETVYRIEFIEQKISSIDLLEKLSRKISSSLKEIVVFPPKHFVSSQPEIEQAIKEIKDELQERLKYFNKKKLYLEAERLERRTRFDMEMMKSLGYCHGIENYSRHLTGKLLGQAPDTLLAYFDKKDFLTIIDESHIALPQIRGMYMGDKSRKEILSQYGWRLPSALDNRPLRFEEFLDRVGQVIFTSATPGNWEIEHSKQIVQQLIRPTGLIDPPVEVRPIFDKKKNRTQIDDIVSEIGILVKSHDRTIVNTLTKKQAEDLHSYLKSKKIKSNFLHSDIKTVERADILMDFRSGKFDVLVGVNLLREGLDLPEVSLVAILDADREGFLRSETSLMQIMGRAARNVNGKVILYADKKTGSIKRAMAEVERRREKQIAYNRKHGIKPKTIKKEISRFLDIENKQRK